A genomic window from Treponema maltophilum ATCC 51939 includes:
- a CDS encoding cation diffusion facilitator family transporter, translating into MSTTKNPQQYGEPQSGIKTADLNLPETERLKLIRLAGIIALAGNLILCTLKIVAGLAAGSLAVLADGLDSTGDVAIACMTLLISVIISRPSDKEHPWGHGRAETTGTLILSFMIFFAGAQLSISAVKTLIAILKYGMQKPLPAVSAIIVTCISIAGKIALAYSQRIIGKKANSSIISANAQNMFSDIVISASVLFGIVCAVIFKLSVLDPLVAFFVGLWIIKNAVFLFGEINNELMDGNTNQALYCTLFDAIKSVEGVTNPHRARIRKIASRWDVDLDIEVPPDMSVRDAHKKAEAVSAAVRKSIPDVYDIVIHVEPAGLDHKKYKEGFGWCEDDVREIRMKRRRRT; encoded by the coding sequence ATGTCGACGACAAAAAATCCGCAACAGTACGGCGAGCCGCAATCCGGTATCAAAACGGCGGATCTGAACTTGCCCGAAACGGAACGTCTCAAACTTATCCGGCTTGCGGGCATTATCGCTCTTGCGGGAAATCTTATACTTTGCACGCTTAAAATCGTTGCGGGGCTTGCGGCCGGAAGCCTTGCCGTTTTGGCCGACGGTTTGGATTCGACCGGCGATGTCGCGATCGCGTGCATGACCTTACTCATCAGCGTTATCATATCGCGTCCGTCGGACAAAGAACACCCGTGGGGGCACGGAAGGGCCGAAACGACCGGAACGCTGATTCTTTCGTTTATGATTTTTTTTGCCGGCGCTCAGCTGAGTATTTCCGCGGTAAAAACTCTCATTGCGATCCTCAAATACGGCATGCAAAAACCGCTGCCGGCCGTTTCAGCAATAATCGTAACCTGCATTTCGATTGCGGGAAAAATCGCTTTGGCGTATTCGCAGCGCATCATCGGCAAAAAAGCGAACAGTTCCATAATATCGGCAAACGCTCAAAACATGTTTTCCGATATCGTCATTTCGGCTTCGGTTTTATTCGGCATTGTGTGCGCCGTTATTTTCAAACTTTCCGTTTTGGATCCGCTTGTTGCCTTTTTTGTCGGCTTGTGGATTATAAAAAACGCGGTATTTTTATTCGGTGAAATTAACAACGAATTGATGGACGGCAACACGAACCAAGCTTTGTACTGTACGCTTTTCGATGCGATAAAATCGGTTGAAGGCGTTACGAATCCGCACCGCGCGCGAATCAGAAAAATCGCTTCGCGCTGGGATGTCGATTTGGATATTGAAGTGCCGCCCGACATGAGCGTGCGCGATGCCCACAAAAAGGCCGAAGCGGTGTCGGCCGCCGTGCGAAAAAGCATTCCCGACGTGTACGATATCGTCATTCATGTGGAGCCGGCGGGATTGGATCATAAAAAATACAAAGAAGGCTTCGGCTGGTGCGAAGACGACGTGCGTGAAATCCGCATGAAAAGGAGGCGCCGCACATAA
- a CDS encoding HigA family addiction module antitoxin yields the protein MAEYIETPTMGEILNEEFLIPLGLSAYKVAQEIKIPTSRIQDILHNRRRITVDTSLRLAKFFGVSDGYFMALQDDIDVRNAKLELAPQLEEINNPDASVGVCCSHKVVAVGFNTLRYDASVGVLNPPHE from the coding sequence ATGGCAGAGTATATCGAAACACCGACAATGGGTGAAATCTTAAATGAAGAATTCTTGATTCCTCTTGGACTTTCCGCATATAAAGTAGCACAGGAAATTAAGATTCCTACATCTCGCATTCAAGATATTCTTCATAATCGCAGAAGAATTACTGTAGATACATCTTTACGACTTGCAAAATTCTTTGGAGTTTCAGATGGTTATTTTATGGCTTTGCAGGATGATATTGATGTAAGAAATGCAAAGTTAGAGCTTGCTCCACAATTAGAAGAAATCAACAACCCCGACGCGAGCGTCGGGGTATGTTGTTCTCATAAGGTGGTTGCAGTCGGCTTTAATACCCTTCGTTACGACGCAAGCGTCGGGGTATTAAACCCTCCGCACGAATAA
- a CDS encoding helix-turn-helix domain-containing protein: MVQRTVPGAKRHKRFFSTAAAICIFFALLFGAEYALVYAKMRGMMNEAESTVLKTAQSLNFAMNEIQRLSHILMINADVQLFVTQGPVEQGSSDIQVIIDAQRQLSYTKSVHPAIAALYVYSKKSDYLLEADNAFFDIDTMYSSLFEFEGLNSGQWRTRYLRPVYVNAWLGETGVALNSVSRRIIVYEQTLPLQNVSANTGKLIMLLKTTYFDSLTEPLFSLPESWMCIAGSDGRPLFFRSHAENALQSEAEKLIRSSAKQGENFVPAFTQKIAGRSYRIIVRPLNSTGTVLFSGIPVVPLFFSAGALWFVFPAAVFALCTAALIAFLLRVRTPFAHSESRSQVLIEEKTAEAADKTSGSFEETSDAQNTAAPAVREKDAATVKRILSYIEENYPKSFLNLSQMAKDFGITESFLYYFFRTRIHKSFAQYLEDFRLEKAHDIIETDIKEPVNSLAEKCGYANAQTFRRAFKKKYGLTPSEFKQKVFAESGEL; the protein is encoded by the coding sequence GTGGTACAAAGGACCGTTCCCGGTGCTAAGCGACACAAACGATTTTTCTCGACTGCTGCGGCAATATGCATTTTTTTTGCGCTTTTGTTCGGTGCCGAATACGCTTTAGTTTACGCCAAAATGCGCGGCATGATGAACGAAGCCGAAAGCACCGTTTTAAAGACAGCGCAAAGTTTGAATTTTGCAATGAACGAAATTCAGCGGCTTTCTCATATCCTTATGATAAACGCCGATGTGCAGCTTTTTGTAACGCAGGGGCCGGTCGAGCAAGGCTCGAGCGACATTCAAGTTATCATAGACGCCCAAAGGCAGTTGTCGTACACAAAGTCGGTACATCCGGCGATAGCGGCACTCTATGTGTATTCAAAAAAAAGCGATTACCTTTTGGAAGCCGACAACGCTTTTTTCGATATCGATACGATGTATTCGTCGTTGTTTGAGTTTGAAGGCTTAAACAGCGGCCAATGGAGAACGCGCTATCTTCGTCCCGTCTATGTAAACGCATGGCTGGGCGAAACCGGCGTTGCGCTGAATTCCGTCAGTCGGCGCATAATCGTATACGAGCAAACCCTGCCTTTGCAAAACGTTTCGGCAAATACCGGAAAGCTCATTATGCTTTTGAAAACGACCTATTTCGATTCGTTGACCGAACCGCTTTTTTCTTTGCCGGAAAGTTGGATGTGCATTGCGGGTTCTGACGGTAGGCCGCTGTTTTTCCGCTCGCACGCGGAAAATGCGCTGCAAAGCGAGGCGGAAAAGCTTATCCGTTCTTCGGCAAAGCAGGGCGAAAATTTCGTACCCGCCTTTACGCAAAAAATCGCCGGCCGAAGTTACCGCATAATCGTTCGCCCTTTAAATTCGACCGGAACGGTGTTGTTTTCGGGAATTCCTGTTGTGCCGCTTTTTTTTAGCGCCGGTGCACTTTGGTTTGTTTTTCCCGCCGCGGTTTTTGCGCTGTGTACGGCGGCACTGATCGCCTTTTTGTTGCGCGTCCGTACACCGTTTGCGCATTCCGAATCGCGTAGTCAAGTTCTCATCGAAGAAAAAACTGCGGAAGCGGCCGATAAAACTTCCGGCTCCTTTGAAGAAACTTCCGACGCGCAGAATACAGCGGCTCCGGCCGTACGGGAAAAAGATGCCGCAACGGTAAAACGCATTCTTTCCTACATAGAGGAAAATTATCCCAAATCTTTTTTAAATCTTTCGCAAATGGCAAAGGACTTCGGCATTACCGAAAGCTTTTTGTACTATTTTTTCCGCACCCGCATACACAAAAGTTTTGCGCAGTACCTTGAAGATTTCCGCCTTGAAAAAGCGCACGATATTATAGAAACCGATATAAAAGAACCGGTCAACTCCCTTGCCGAAAAATGCGGCTATGCCAATGCGCAAACCTTCCGCCGCGCTTTTAAAAAGAAATACGGCCTTACGCCTTCCGAATTTAAACAAAAGGTGTTTGCAGAGAGCGGCGAACTGTGA
- a CDS encoding MFS transporter, whose translation MNMIVPSFFLFAVYAGITAWLPLFLRNMGYSVVHIGFLLAVFEVFGVIVPFFSGNIPAKNGKYGLFLFINGCVLALIPCVMFSLPLFALTALCLAVYASAIKAVIPVSDSFIGLQLGTKRDRYGRIRAVGSLGFVVANIVMQRFIHIDTISTFATVLWMTVPAVLFSLSLIVIPGIMTPLPPPSPNVTGTAQALQRSSDVTDTAPSEAAPAESADLAHAAGTPANRTGKPEKTELTEKPKIPRGFFGTIAGAFSLFFGQFSPYYWLVLALIFLTMFGQAPTNHFFSMYVREYLHSDAAGFLWVLSALSEIPFMFFSNRFIRRYGSVKLLLFCSAASSVRNLVYVCFPSVAGAAAAQLFNSVTFGLFHPAAVMFAAQHARRKEQYVLSQLLYSICAIGTAKILASALGGIVVHRFGYGFLYASYSAFPLAGILLFAVLNKRAKHAE comes from the coding sequence ATGAACATGATTGTGCCTTCGTTTTTTTTGTTTGCGGTATATGCCGGCATAACTGCATGGCTGCCGCTTTTTTTGCGCAATATGGGCTATTCGGTCGTTCATATAGGCTTTTTGCTCGCCGTTTTCGAAGTGTTCGGCGTGATTGTTCCGTTCTTTTCGGGCAACATTCCCGCAAAAAACGGCAAATACGGCTTGTTTTTATTTATAAACGGATGCGTCTTGGCGCTCATTCCCTGTGTGATGTTTTCGCTGCCGCTGTTTGCCCTTACGGCTTTGTGCCTTGCCGTGTACGCGTCGGCCATAAAAGCGGTTATACCCGTTTCCGATTCGTTTATCGGTTTGCAGCTCGGTACAAAGCGCGACAGGTACGGGCGCATACGCGCGGTAGGTTCGCTCGGCTTTGTCGTCGCCAATATCGTTATGCAGCGCTTTATTCATATCGATACTATAAGCACCTTTGCAACCGTCCTCTGGATGACCGTTCCGGCCGTGCTTTTCAGTTTGTCTTTAATCGTAATCCCCGGTATTATGACGCCCTTGCCGCCGCCTTCGCCGAATGTTACAGGTACCGCGCAGGCTTTACAAAGGTCTTCCGACGTTACAGATACCGCGCCGTCCGAAGCCGCGCCGGCCGAATCCGCCGACCTTGCCCATGCGGCCGGCACGCCGGCCAATCGGACGGGAAAACCGGAAAAAACTGAACTAACCGAAAAACCGAAAATTCCGCGCGGCTTTTTCGGAACGATTGCCGGCGCTTTTTCGCTCTTTTTCGGTCAATTTTCGCCGTATTATTGGCTCGTACTTGCCCTTATTTTTTTAACGATGTTCGGTCAAGCGCCGACCAATCACTTTTTTTCGATGTATGTGCGCGAATACCTTCACAGCGACGCCGCCGGCTTTTTGTGGGTCCTCAGCGCCCTAAGCGAAATTCCGTTTATGTTTTTTTCGAACCGTTTTATCCGCCGGTACGGCAGCGTCAAATTGCTTTTATTTTGTTCGGCCGCTTCTTCGGTACGGAACCTCGTTTACGTGTGCTTCCCCTCGGTCGCCGGAGCCGCCGCAGCCCAACTTTTTAACAGCGTTACCTTCGGCCTCTTTCACCCTGCTGCGGTTATGTTTGCCGCTCAGCATGCGCGGCGCAAAGAGCAGTACGTGCTGAGCCAGCTTTTGTATTCCATCTGCGCGATAGGTACGGCAAAAATTTTGGCGAGCGCTTTGGGCGGCATCGTCGTTCACCGGTTCGGCTACGGATTTTTATACGCATCGTATTCCGCCTTCCCTCTTGCAGGCATTCTCCTTTTCGCCGTTTTGAATAAACGCGCAAAGCACGCTGAATGA
- a CDS encoding putative toxin-antitoxin system toxin component, PIN family, giving the protein MRVFVDTNIIISAILFPNGKTAGVFSYLLEKHTVIISSYTKEECKEVFKKKFPLKKELLDIFFDGISFEEFKSPEEIDEKQYPKIRDIKDLPILVSAILSDSDILITGDKDFEDIKIDKPLIFTPTKYFDLIEEIT; this is encoded by the coding sequence TTGAGAGTTTTTGTAGATACAAATATCATTATTTCTGCGATACTTTTCCCTAATGGTAAAACGGCTGGAGTTTTTTCCTATTTGCTTGAAAAGCATACGGTTATAATTTCTTCATATACAAAAGAAGAATGTAAAGAAGTTTTTAAAAAGAAATTTCCATTGAAAAAAGAACTGTTGGATATTTTTTTTGACGGAATTAGTTTTGAAGAATTTAAGAGTCCAGAAGAAATTGATGAAAAGCAATATCCAAAAATTCGGGACATAAAAGATTTACCGATTCTTGTATCTGCAATTTTATCTGATTCTGATATTTTGATTACCGGAGACAAAGATTTTGAAGATATAAAAATTGATAAGCCGTTAATTTTTACGCCAACAAAATATTTTGACTTGATTGAAGAAATAACCTAA
- a CDS encoding AbrB/MazE/SpoVT family DNA-binding domain-containing protein: MELAKVTSKGQITIPLTIRNMLGLKTGDKVFFEESRGKVYITNASQITLSNIQAQMQGEAEKAGFQTEDDVINYIKELRKAR, from the coding sequence ATGGAACTTGCAAAAGTAACCTCGAAAGGTCAGATTACAATTCCTCTTACGATAAGAAATATGCTTGGATTAAAAACCGGTGATAAAGTCTTTTTTGAGGAGAGTAGAGGGAAAGTTTATATTACAAACGCTTCTCAAATAACTTTATCGAATATTCAAGCTCAAATGCAAGGAGAAGCAGAAAAAGCAGGTTTTCAAACAGAAGATGATGTTATTAATTATATCAAGGAATTACGGAAAGCACGTTGA
- the fusA gene encoding elongation factor G, with protein sequence MSLKNIRNIGIIAHIDAGKTTTTERILYYTGKIHRIGEIDDGAATMDWMAQEQERGITIQSAATTTYWRDRQINIIDTPGHVDFTAEVERSLRVLDGAVAVICAVGGVQPQTETVWRQADEYHVPRLCFVNKMDRTGADFFAAMNDVKQKFGAQPLALQLPIGSENAFEGVVDLLRMKEYRFDPADEGETVIESDIDSSRLEEAKAWREKIIDATSSYNDEIAELFLSGEEVPLELLQKEIRRCTIERLFVPFLCGSARKNCAVQPLIDAIVDYLPAPDEVPAASGIQVKKQEKVSIPCKVEGPLSALVFKIQYEREAGSLCYVRVYSGKIKTGDQVFNVGKKKRERVGRILRMHSNKSEALDSVSAGDIAVLIGLKLAQTGDTLGNEGVPVLLENLSFPQPVISVALEPETLSERDKLKETLEILSKEDPTFTFREDAETGQLLISGMGELHLEVLVTRMKDDFKVSARVGNPQVTYRESVGCEISHSETYSKVLGGKEQTAGITLSVSPIAAETNGSDHAGSAPDNTYTCTVSKSGIPDEIFDAVQNGICNSFAAGIRYGYPCTGIAVRVSAIDYNELTSTPFAFEACAAAAFENACEKADPQVLEPVMSVDIVCPKEFVGDAMSLLTQRGGIIQSLESKTSAEIVHAQAPMAKMFGFSTGLRSVTQGRASFSMEFCRFQVKAGGLGS encoded by the coding sequence ATGTCTTTAAAAAATATACGGAATATCGGCATTATCGCCCATATCGACGCGGGAAAAACCACCACAACCGAACGTATCCTTTACTATACGGGAAAAATTCACCGTATAGGCGAAATAGACGACGGGGCTGCAACCATGGATTGGATGGCGCAGGAACAGGAGCGCGGCATTACGATCCAAAGCGCCGCAACCACAACTTATTGGCGCGACCGGCAAATCAATATTATCGACACGCCCGGCCACGTCGATTTTACGGCGGAAGTCGAACGTTCGCTGCGCGTACTGGACGGAGCGGTCGCCGTTATCTGCGCGGTCGGGGGCGTTCAGCCGCAAACCGAAACCGTGTGGCGCCAAGCGGACGAGTATCACGTGCCGCGGCTTTGTTTTGTAAATAAAATGGACAGAACGGGCGCCGATTTTTTTGCCGCCATGAACGACGTTAAGCAAAAGTTCGGCGCGCAGCCGCTCGCCCTGCAGCTTCCCATCGGCTCCGAAAACGCTTTTGAAGGCGTCGTGGATTTATTGCGTATGAAAGAATACCGCTTCGATCCCGCCGATGAGGGCGAAACGGTTATCGAAAGCGACATCGATTCGAGCAGGCTTGAAGAGGCGAAAGCGTGGCGCGAAAAAATAATCGACGCGACTTCATCTTATAACGACGAAATAGCCGAATTGTTTTTGTCGGGAGAAGAAGTTCCCCTTGAACTTTTACAAAAAGAAATACGGCGCTGTACGATCGAACGGCTTTTTGTGCCTTTTTTGTGCGGTTCGGCGCGCAAAAACTGTGCCGTTCAGCCGCTTATAGACGCGATCGTGGATTATCTTCCCGCTCCGGATGAAGTTCCCGCCGCATCGGGCATTCAGGTAAAAAAGCAGGAAAAGGTTTCGATTCCGTGCAAGGTTGAAGGTCCTTTGAGCGCTTTGGTATTTAAAATTCAATACGAACGCGAAGCCGGCAGTTTGTGCTATGTGCGCGTCTATTCGGGGAAAATAAAAACGGGCGATCAAGTGTTCAACGTGGGCAAAAAAAAGCGCGAGCGGGTTGGCCGCATTCTTCGCATGCACTCGAATAAAAGCGAAGCATTGGACAGCGTAAGTGCGGGCGACATTGCCGTTCTTATCGGCTTAAAGCTTGCGCAAACCGGCGATACGCTCGGCAATGAGGGCGTTCCCGTTTTGCTCGAAAATCTTTCGTTTCCCCAGCCGGTTATTTCGGTTGCGCTCGAGCCGGAAACCCTTTCGGAACGCGACAAGCTCAAAGAAACGCTCGAAATCCTGTCAAAAGAAGACCCGACCTTTACGTTCCGCGAAGATGCGGAAACGGGGCAGCTGCTTATTTCCGGCATGGGCGAGCTTCATCTTGAAGTTTTGGTTACGCGCATGAAAGACGACTTTAAGGTCTCCGCCCGCGTCGGCAACCCGCAGGTTACGTACCGCGAATCGGTCGGCTGCGAAATCTCGCACAGCGAAACCTACTCGAAAGTGCTCGGCGGAAAAGAACAGACGGCCGGCATTACGCTCAGCGTTTCGCCGATTGCCGCCGAAACGAATGGGAGCGATCATGCAGGTTCGGCTCCCGATAATACCTATACGTGTACCGTTTCAAAATCCGGCATTCCCGACGAAATCTTCGACGCCGTACAAAACGGCATTTGCAATTCGTTTGCCGCGGGCATCAGATACGGCTATCCGTGTACGGGCATTGCCGTAAGGGTGAGCGCTATCGATTACAACGAATTGACTTCCACGCCCTTTGCTTTTGAAGCCTGCGCCGCCGCCGCTTTTGAAAACGCGTGCGAAAAAGCCGATCCGCAGGTTTTGGAACCGGTTATGAGCGTCGATATCGTGTGCCCGAAAGAATTTGTCGGCGATGCGATGAGTTTGCTTACCCAAAGAGGCGGCATTATTCAAAGTTTGGAATCGAAAACGTCGGCCGAAATCGTGCACGCTCAAGCGCCGATGGCGAAAATGTTCGGTTTTTCAACCGGCTTGCGCTCGGTAACTCAGGGCAGGGCGTCTTTCAGCATGGAATTCTGCCGTTTTCAGGTGAAAGCCGGCGGGCTGGGCTCTTAG
- a CDS encoding type II toxin-antitoxin system RelE/ParE family toxin has translation MYYCYICTGVINEKLKQKHITPFSTPIVSQACCDTTSLRVPPNNHLEQLVGDRKGQHSIRINDQWCVCFTEKDGRFYNVEIVDYH, from the coding sequence ATGTATTATTGTTACATCTGTACAGGTGTAATAAATGAAAAATTAAAACAAAAACACATAACACCGTTTTCAACACCGATAGTGAGTCAAGCCTGCTGCGATACAACCAGTTTGCGGGTGCCTCCAAATAATCATCTTGAACAACTTGTAGGAGACAGAAAAGGACAGCACTCTATCCGTATAAATGATCAGTGGTGTGTCTGTTTTACAGAAAAAGATGGACGCTTTTATAATGTAGAAATTGTGGATTACCACTAG
- a CDS encoding S66 family peptidase: MIKKVAIISLSSGILGESFVRHEVKIGMKRLHDYGLEVVTTENALKGMTYLSEHPESRAEDLLTTLNDKSVDMILCAIGGDDTYRLLPYLFENNELKNAVKDNKKIFLGYSDTTVNHFMLHKAGLHTFYGQAFLPDICELDNEMLPYTRKYFEELIRAGTIREIRPSEYWYEERKSFDESQIGVPKDKHKNSGFELLQGSAAFNGQILGGCIESVYDMLDNSRYSDTVDLCTKYNLFPAPDDWTDKILLLESSEEKAPPELYKKMLIKLKETGIFSVIKGIIVGKPMDEVYYNDYKKILIETVEDSNLPIVYNVNIGHSSPKCIIPFGVTAYVDTREQVIRFESST, translated from the coding sequence TTGATAAAAAAGGTCGCAATAATAAGTCTTTCAAGCGGAATTCTCGGAGAATCGTTTGTTCGGCATGAAGTAAAGATTGGGATGAAAAGACTCCATGATTACGGTCTTGAAGTCGTTACTACTGAAAATGCCTTAAAAGGAATGACGTATTTGTCCGAGCACCCTGAATCAAGGGCTGAAGATTTGTTAACTACTTTGAATGATAAATCCGTAGATATGATTTTATGTGCGATAGGAGGAGATGATACATACCGCCTTTTACCTTATCTTTTTGAAAATAATGAGCTTAAAAACGCTGTCAAAGATAATAAAAAAATATTTTTAGGCTATTCGGATACGACCGTAAATCATTTTATGCTGCATAAAGCGGGCTTACATACTTTTTACGGTCAGGCCTTTCTTCCCGATATTTGTGAGCTTGATAATGAGATGCTTCCGTATACGCGTAAGTATTTTGAAGAATTGATTCGTGCCGGAACGATAAGGGAAATACGGCCGAGTGAATATTGGTATGAAGAAAGAAAATCATTTGATGAATCTCAAATCGGTGTTCCCAAAGACAAACATAAAAATTCAGGTTTTGAACTTTTACAAGGCAGTGCTGCATTTAACGGGCAAATTTTAGGCGGCTGCATAGAATCCGTTTATGATATGCTTGATAATTCCCGTTATTCCGACACAGTTGATTTGTGTACAAAATATAATTTATTTCCGGCACCGGACGATTGGACGGATAAAATTCTCCTTCTTGAATCGAGTGAAGAGAAAGCTCCTCCCGAGCTGTATAAAAAAATGCTGATAAAATTGAAAGAAACAGGTATCTTTTCCGTAATAAAGGGAATTATCGTCGGCAAACCTATGGATGAAGTTTATTATAACGATTATAAAAAGATTTTAATTGAAACAGTAGAAGATTCAAATCTGCCGATCGTTTATAATGTAAACATAGGACATTCGTCTCCCAAATGTATTATTCCTTTTGGAGTAACGGCTTACGTCGATACACGAGAGCAGGTAATCAGATTTGAGAGCAGCACATAA
- a CDS encoding TraX family protein: MEAKGKKLTGNRLKIIAVLSMTLDHVLWVLYPSYQTDWWIILLHMLGRLAAPIFWYMAAEGYHYTHNLKKYLLRLFIFSVIGHFAYNFAFGIPFIPFKTSCFNQTSIIWPLFLGVLGLSISDSEKLKQWQKTVLIFILAALAFPSDWSSPAFLVILYFGWNRDDFKKQMLMMLLWIAVYATVYAVFINPIYGIIQMGVVLTIPLLKNYNGQRGAFKRMKYFFYFYYPIHLVVCGIIRIIVNGNVGVMIGS, translated from the coding sequence ATGGAAGCAAAAGGGAAAAAATTGACAGGTAATAGATTAAAAATAATCGCTGTTCTTTCCATGACATTAGATCATGTATTGTGGGTACTTTATCCGAGTTATCAAACAGACTGGTGGATAATTTTACTTCATATGCTCGGGAGACTTGCTGCTCCAATTTTCTGGTATATGGCGGCGGAAGGATATCATTATACACATAATCTAAAAAAATATCTTTTAAGGCTTTTTATCTTTTCTGTAATAGGGCATTTCGCATATAATTTTGCATTTGGAATTCCATTCATTCCTTTTAAAACAAGCTGCTTCAATCAAACAAGCATAATATGGCCATTGTTTCTCGGAGTTCTAGGCTTATCAATTTCTGATTCTGAAAAGTTAAAGCAGTGGCAGAAAACTGTATTGATTTTTATACTTGCTGCATTGGCATTTCCGTCAGACTGGTCCAGTCCCGCTTTTCTTGTAATTTTGTATTTTGGATGGAATCGTGATGATTTCAAAAAACAAATGCTTATGATGCTTTTGTGGATTGCAGTTTATGCAACAGTTTATGCAGTTTTTATCAATCCAATATACGGAATCATTCAAATGGGCGTGGTATTAACAATTCCTTTACTCAAAAATTATAACGGACAAAGAGGTGCTTTCAAAAGAATGAAATATTTCTTTTATTTTTATTATCCGATTCATCTTGTTGTCTGTGGAATCATCAGGATAATTGTAAATGGGAATGTTGGAGTTATGATTGGAAGTTAG
- a CDS encoding class I SAM-dependent methyltransferase, translating to MAEHKAWNWDKADKTKWNEPAPIAYYLAQRWKTKGLVCLFDLGCGLGRHSLFFAREGFSVDAFDLSASVLEPLRAEAADKKLNISVRTGDMISLPYKDDSFDCLFAYHVISHTDTAGIKKILSEIKRTVKSGGELYVTLCSKNAWSYKEAGFPALDENTVIKVEDGPENGIPHFFADAENIPALFEGIRIIDLQHTQEIIADGKEYGSWHYFILGENLKSQSKCNGAMNKELH from the coding sequence ATGGCCGAACATAAAGCATGGAATTGGGATAAAGCGGATAAAACAAAGTGGAACGAACCGGCGCCGATCGCGTATTATTTGGCACAGCGGTGGAAGACAAAGGGCCTTGTGTGCCTGTTCGACCTCGGCTGCGGTTTGGGACGGCATTCGCTTTTTTTTGCGCGCGAGGGGTTTAGCGTCGACGCCTTTGATCTTTCGGCTTCGGTCCTTGAACCGCTGCGCGCCGAAGCGGCCGATAAAAAACTGAATATCAGCGTCCGCACGGGCGATATGATTTCGCTTCCGTATAAAGACGATTCATTCGACTGCCTTTTTGCCTATCACGTTATTTCGCATACGGATACTGCGGGCATAAAAAAAATACTTTCCGAAATAAAACGGACGGTTAAAAGCGGGGGCGAACTGTATGTAACTTTGTGTTCAAAAAATGCATGGAGTTATAAAGAAGCCGGTTTTCCCGCTTTAGACGAAAACACCGTTATAAAGGTTGAAGACGGCCCTGAAAACGGCATTCCCCATTTTTTTGCCGACGCCGAAAACATTCCCGCTCTTTTTGAAGGTATTCGAATTATCGATTTACAGCACACGCAGGAAATCATCGCCGACGGAAAAGAATACGGCTCGTGGCATTACTTTATCCTCGGTGAAAACCTGAAAAGTCAAAGCAAGTGCAACGGAGCAATGAATAAAGAACTTCATTGA